The proteins below come from a single Polynucleobacter sp. MWH-UH23A genomic window:
- the mreD gene encoding rod shape-determining protein MreD: MIDFQSGYILRPVNPVFIYFSLFCALLLNLLPIGNYGWVPDWLIICIVFWNIHQHHYVGVIWAFILGLLMDVHNSDLLGLHAFSYSLVAYIAISWHRRIVALTVLSQALHLIPIFLLVSLFPVLAHWLLSGELYWWALTGTIQALIEAALWPLAIRILLAPQRRPIDVDHNRPL; this comes from the coding sequence ATGATCGATTTTCAAAGTGGCTATATCTTGCGTCCGGTCAATCCGGTGTTTATCTATTTCAGTTTATTTTGCGCGCTGCTGCTGAATCTTTTGCCTATCGGAAATTATGGGTGGGTACCTGATTGGTTAATCATTTGCATTGTGTTTTGGAATATTCACCAACATCATTACGTTGGGGTTATTTGGGCGTTCATTCTTGGATTACTCATGGATGTGCACAATTCTGATCTACTGGGATTACATGCATTTAGTTACTCCTTGGTTGCATACATTGCAATCTCTTGGCATCGACGTATTGTCGCTTTAACTGTTTTATCGCAGGCTCTTCACCTCATACCGATATTTTTATTGGTTTCTCTTTTTCCCGTTTTAGCACATTGGCTACTTAGCGGAGAGCTTTACTGGTGGGCCTTAACGGGCACCATTCAAGCTTTGATAGAGGCAGCGCTTTGGCCCTTAGCAATACGCATTTTATTGGCGCCCCAACGTCGACCAATAGACGTTGATCACAATCGCCCGCTTTAA
- the mrdA gene encoding penicillin-binding protein 2, with protein MVSFKKPNLDSFQERIHIATLFVTFCFLLLVTRLVWLQLISHSKYALLAESNRIALVPAPANRGLIIDRNGIVIGRNYSALTLDVNAEEVKGNVDQLINELSEIIDISPRDRRNFKRSLEDSRNMGTIPLRSMLNEAETARFMANRYRFPGVEIRARNFREYPYNELASHLVGYIGRVSQRDKERMQAEIENSKTDDPDALQASFLPGIQYVGKIGLEQSYETVLRGVPGYDQVEITAGGKPIRTLSSSPSVPGKNIVLSVDVKLQYLVEQLYGNFRGAFVAIEPETGDVLAFVSKPNFNPNDFVEGIDSVTWKELNDSPQKPLYNRPLKGIYPPGSTYKPFMALAALENKKRTPSQTISDPGYFDFGNHTFRDDKKGGHGIVDMQKSIVESCDTYYYMLARDMGVNMMHDFMKPFGFGQITGIDLEGEARGVLPSTDWKKNTFKKPEQQKWYEGETISLGIGQGYNSFTILQLAHAMANLANNGVVMKPHLVKAIEDPFTRNRVLTTPKESYRIDLSSENIDVIKKAMVEVNISGTSAAAFRGAGYVAGGKTGTAQVFSLNSKDYKHGATAEFLRDHALYIAFAPADKPTIVIAMVVENAGFGAQYAAPIARKALDYYIEGKWPREVPEWKRAP; from the coding sequence ATGGTTTCTTTTAAAAAACCGAATCTCGATTCCTTTCAAGAGCGCATTCACATTGCGACCTTGTTTGTTACTTTCTGCTTTTTGCTTTTAGTTACACGTCTCGTATGGCTACAATTAATTAGTCATAGCAAATATGCGCTTCTTGCTGAAAGTAATCGCATTGCACTTGTACCTGCACCCGCTAACCGTGGATTAATTATTGATCGCAATGGCATTGTAATTGGTCGCAATTACTCCGCATTAACGCTTGACGTTAATGCGGAAGAAGTCAAAGGTAACGTAGATCAACTGATCAACGAACTCTCTGAAATTATTGATATCTCCCCAAGAGATCGTCGTAACTTCAAGCGCTCCCTAGAAGATTCTCGCAACATGGGCACAATTCCCCTACGCTCCATGCTGAATGAGGCTGAAACTGCCCGTTTTATGGCTAACCGCTACCGTTTTCCTGGCGTGGAGATTCGGGCAAGAAACTTCCGTGAATATCCCTATAACGAATTAGCCTCGCACTTGGTTGGCTATATCGGTCGCGTTTCGCAGCGCGATAAAGAGCGCATGCAAGCCGAAATTGAGAACTCTAAGACCGACGATCCAGATGCATTGCAAGCCTCTTTCTTACCAGGCATTCAATACGTAGGAAAAATTGGCCTGGAGCAGAGCTATGAAACTGTTTTGCGTGGTGTGCCTGGATATGATCAGGTTGAAATTACAGCAGGTGGAAAACCGATACGCACGCTCTCTAGCTCACCCTCTGTTCCAGGGAAAAATATTGTGTTGTCAGTTGATGTCAAGCTGCAGTATTTAGTCGAACAACTTTATGGAAATTTCCGCGGCGCATTCGTTGCAATCGAACCAGAAACTGGTGATGTATTGGCATTTGTTTCTAAGCCAAATTTCAACCCCAATGATTTTGTTGAAGGCATTGACTCCGTGACCTGGAAAGAGTTAAACGACTCGCCACAAAAACCTTTATATAATCGCCCACTCAAAGGCATCTACCCACCGGGATCAACCTACAAGCCATTCATGGCTTTAGCTGCCCTAGAAAATAAAAAGCGCACACCATCTCAAACCATTTCGGACCCTGGTTATTTTGATTTTGGTAACCACACTTTCCGCGATGATAAAAAAGGTGGGCATGGCATTGTGGACATGCAAAAGTCGATAGTTGAATCTTGTGATACCTATTACTACATGCTCGCCCGCGATATGGGCGTCAACATGATGCATGACTTCATGAAGCCATTTGGATTTGGTCAAATTACCGGTATTGATTTAGAAGGCGAAGCAAGGGGGGTTCTGCCATCTACCGATTGGAAGAAAAATACTTTCAAAAAACCAGAGCAGCAAAAGTGGTACGAAGGCGAGACTATTTCGCTCGGCATTGGTCAGGGATATAACTCGTTCACCATTCTTCAGCTTGCGCACGCTATGGCCAACTTAGCTAACAATGGCGTGGTAATGAAGCCCCACCTAGTCAAAGCTATCGAGGATCCATTTACACGCAATCGCGTACTCACAACCCCAAAAGAGAGTTATCGCATCGACCTTAGCTCAGAAAATATTGATGTCATTAAAAAAGCGATGGTTGAAGTAAATATTTCTGGCACTTCTGCCGCAGCATTCAGGGGTGCTGGATATGTAGCTGGCGGTAAAACAGGTACAGCCCAAGTCTTTAGCTTGAACTCGAAAGATTACAAGCATGGTGCCACAGCAGAGTTCTTACGCGATCATGCTCTTTACATTGCCTTTGCACCTGCAGACAAGCCCACAATCGTTATTGCTATGGTTGTTGAGAATGCAGGCTTTGGCGCACAGTATGCCGCGCCTATCGCACGCAAGGCATTGGATTACTATATTGAAGGCAAGTGGCCCAGGGAGGTTCCCGAATGGAAAAGAGCCCCATAA
- the rodA gene encoding rod shape-determining protein RodA, with the protein MEKSPIKKFQPLFFSFFSGFDRHLGLILLGLAAVGFFTFLSASQNTPVQIADELRNLALSFAVMWLVSRIPPKWLEISAVWIYGLGVALLVAVAAFGLIKKGARRWLNIGIVIQPSEIMKIAMPLMLAWYFQKREGIQKAWDYAVAGIILAIPVFLIARQPDLGTALLVFAAGLYVIILAGLPWRWILPFVGVGMIGILLIIIFGSTICAHDVAWPFVHNYQKHRICTLLDPSSDPLGKGFHTIQSMIAIGSGGFFGKGWFQGTQAHLEFIPEKHTDFVFAVFSEEFGLLGNLILIGLFFALIKRGLTISASAPNLFTRLLGAAVTLIFFTYAFVNIGMVSGLLPVVGVPLPFISYGGTALVTLGFGAGILMSIHRHRRLVQS; encoded by the coding sequence ATGGAAAAGAGCCCCATAAAAAAATTTCAACCACTCTTCTTTAGTTTTTTTTCCGGCTTTGATCGCCATCTAGGCCTTATTTTGCTTGGCTTGGCAGCTGTTGGCTTTTTCACATTTTTATCTGCCAGCCAAAATACGCCTGTACAAATTGCAGATGAGCTTCGTAATCTGGCTTTGTCATTTGCTGTAATGTGGTTAGTCTCTCGCATTCCACCAAAGTGGCTAGAAATAAGCGCTGTTTGGATTTATGGTCTTGGTGTTGCTCTGCTAGTTGCAGTCGCAGCCTTCGGATTAATCAAAAAAGGAGCGCGACGCTGGCTCAATATTGGAATTGTGATTCAGCCCTCTGAGATCATGAAGATTGCTATGCCGCTAATGTTGGCTTGGTACTTCCAAAAACGAGAGGGCATCCAAAAAGCATGGGATTATGCTGTTGCCGGAATCATTTTGGCTATTCCTGTTTTTCTAATTGCGCGCCAACCCGATCTAGGAACTGCTTTATTGGTTTTCGCAGCAGGCCTTTACGTCATTATTTTGGCTGGCCTTCCCTGGAGATGGATACTGCCCTTCGTAGGGGTTGGCATGATTGGCATCCTCTTAATCATTATTTTTGGCAGCACTATTTGTGCGCATGATGTTGCATGGCCTTTTGTACACAACTATCAAAAGCATCGTATATGCACGCTACTAGATCCCAGTAGCGACCCGCTAGGCAAAGGCTTTCACACCATTCAATCCATGATCGCCATAGGCTCGGGTGGCTTTTTTGGCAAAGGCTGGTTTCAAGGTACGCAAGCACATTTGGAATTTATTCCAGAAAAACATACTGACTTTGTATTTGCAGTTTTCTCTGAAGAGTTTGGTTTGCTTGGCAACTTAATATTAATTGGACTTTTCTTTGCCCTTATCAAACGCGGTCTCACAATTTCAGCAAGCGCACCCAATTTATTCACGCGATTACTGGGGGCTGCAGTAACACTCATTTTCTTTACCTATGCTTTCGTGAACATTGGCATGGTAAGTGGATTGCTCCCAGTGGTTGGCGTTCCATTGCCATTTATTAGTTATGGAGGCACTGCGCTAGTCACGCTAGGATTTGGTGCGGGTATCTTGATGAGCATTCATCGACACCGTCGATTAGTTCAAAGTTGA
- a CDS encoding HU family DNA-binding protein, which produces MNKAELIAAIADDAEISKAKAEFALNSAIENIIKAVTKGDSVQLIGFGTFASGKRAARMGRNPKTGEPLKIAAAKTVKFSAGKAFKDSVNKRKK; this is translated from the coding sequence TTGAACAAAGCCGAACTAATCGCAGCGATTGCTGACGACGCGGAGATCTCTAAAGCTAAAGCAGAATTCGCATTGAATTCTGCTATTGAGAACATTATTAAAGCTGTAACTAAAGGTGATTCAGTACAACTGATCGGTTTTGGTACTTTTGCTTCTGGTAAGCGCGCAGCGCGTATGGGCCGCAACCCAAAAACTGGCGAGCCACTCAAAATCGCTGCTGCTAAAACTGTTAAGTTTTCTGCAGGTAAAGCATTTAAAGACTCAGTTAACAAGCGTAAGAAGTAA
- a CDS encoding aspartyl/asparaginyl beta-hydroxylase domain-containing protein encodes MQARHIIFFLFVASAIYVYFRGKVRFGVVRSLTDYQVLLAPINALLYLFSKVKATAFIPVSQFPEMKPLQDNWEIIRQEALSLNADGAIAAATGYNDIGFNSFFRTGWKRFHLYWYGKDLPSAQTSCPKTVALLKSIPSIKAAMFASLPPGATLVRHRDPYAGSLRYHIGLVTPNDPKCFIDVDGERYFWKDGEPVMFDETFIHYAANETDHQRIVLFCDVERPVHTKVVQLLNRWFGRYVMSAAASQNVPGEKVGFVNVLFTYFYQLRAQAKKLKAKHRSIYYVGKWMLILGILWAIFW; translated from the coding sequence ATGCAAGCTCGTCACATTATTTTTTTTCTCTTTGTAGCATCAGCAATTTATGTCTATTTCAGAGGGAAAGTTCGTTTTGGCGTAGTGAGATCACTAACCGATTACCAAGTTCTACTCGCCCCGATAAATGCTCTTTTGTATTTATTTTCAAAGGTGAAGGCGACCGCTTTTATTCCGGTAAGCCAATTCCCTGAAATGAAACCCTTGCAAGATAACTGGGAAATTATTCGTCAAGAAGCGCTTTCCTTAAATGCCGATGGTGCAATTGCTGCTGCCACTGGCTATAACGATATTGGCTTTAATTCCTTTTTTAGAACCGGCTGGAAACGTTTCCACTTGTATTGGTATGGCAAAGATTTGCCATCTGCCCAAACCAGCTGCCCCAAAACCGTTGCCTTGCTGAAATCAATACCCTCGATTAAGGCCGCTATGTTTGCCTCCCTGCCACCAGGGGCAACGCTAGTGCGTCATCGCGACCCCTATGCTGGATCACTGCGTTATCACATTGGTTTAGTAACACCAAATGACCCTAAATGTTTTATCGATGTAGATGGTGAGCGTTACTTCTGGAAAGACGGCGAACCTGTCATGTTTGATGAAACATTTATTCATTACGCCGCCAATGAAACAGATCATCAGCGCATTGTTTTGTTCTGCGACGTTGAAAGGCCTGTTCACACAAAAGTAGTGCAACTATTGAATCGCTGGTTTGGGCGCTATGTTATGAGTGCTGCCGCATCACAAAATGTTCCTGGCGAGAAGGTTGGTTTTGTCAACGTTTTATTTACTTATTTCTACCAGCTTCGCGCCCAAGCTAAAAAACTAAAAGCCAAGCACCGCTCGATTTATTACGTTGGCAAATGGATGCTGATCTTGGGAATTTTGTGGGCAATTTTTTGGTAG
- a CDS encoding DUF167 domain-containing protein, producing MAPIWLKQTPKGMMLSLHCQPGAKQTKVLGLHDDCLKIALQAPPIENKANALLVAWLSKQLRVPQKQIQFISGQNSRKKRLEIQGDIGAEQIIQTLMPD from the coding sequence ATGGCGCCAATTTGGTTAAAACAAACCCCCAAAGGAATGATGCTGAGTCTGCACTGCCAGCCAGGCGCTAAGCAAACCAAAGTGCTAGGCTTGCATGACGATTGCCTCAAAATCGCCCTACAAGCCCCGCCAATTGAAAATAAGGCGAATGCGTTGCTCGTAGCATGGTTATCTAAACAGCTAAGGGTGCCACAAAAACAAATTCAATTTATTTCTGGACAAAACAGTCGCAAAAAACGGCTTGAAATTCAGGGCGATATTGGCGCCGAACAAATTATTCAAACACTAATGCCAGATTAA
- the can gene encoding carbonate dehydratase has translation MPYKNSRALDHLFASNRQWAEGMVAKDPDFFKRLLSQQAPEYLWIGCADSRVPANEIVDLLPGELFVHRNVANVVVHTDLNCLSVIQFAIDLLKVKHILVVGHYGCAGVHAALSDRRVGLADNWLRHVKDVHQKHERYLGDVLPTPKRQDRLCELNVIEQVVNVGETTIVQDAWSRGQDLTVHGWAYRLDTGLVNDLGMSCSSTEEMLDRYAKSIKRYESE, from the coding sequence ATGCCATATAAAAATTCTCGAGCTTTAGATCATCTCTTTGCAAGCAATCGCCAATGGGCCGAAGGTATGGTTGCTAAGGACCCAGATTTCTTTAAAAGGCTATTAAGTCAGCAGGCCCCTGAATATCTTTGGATTGGTTGTGCTGATAGCAGAGTGCCTGCAAATGAAATCGTAGACTTGTTGCCCGGCGAACTGTTTGTTCATCGCAATGTAGCCAATGTAGTTGTACACACTGACCTCAATTGCTTATCAGTTATTCAATTTGCCATTGATCTTTTAAAGGTCAAACACATTTTGGTGGTTGGTCACTACGGATGTGCTGGTGTTCATGCAGCCCTGAGCGATAGAAGAGTAGGTCTTGCAGATAATTGGTTACGCCATGTAAAAGATGTTCATCAAAAGCACGAGCGCTATCTTGGTGATGTTTTGCCAACACCTAAGCGCCAAGATCGTTTATGCGAACTCAATGTTATCGAACAAGTGGTGAATGTCGGTGAAACCACTATTGTTCAAGATGCTTGGTCTCGCGGCCAAGACTTGACAGTTCATGGCTGGGCTTATCGTTTGGATACTGGCCTAGTTAATGATCTTGGCATGTCTTGCAGCTCAACGGAAGAAATGTTGGATCGTTACGCAAAATCAATCAAACGTTACGAGTCAGAGTAA
- a CDS encoding lipid A biosynthesis acyltransferase has product MLSAFTNHASIACLKLLSILPYRVLVSLGYGLGYIAANIPSDRNRAIKINLKLCFPELCESQINLLRKEHWRLLGRSLVEKSIIWLGSEKQLSKLIEVQSSVDLTSRKPRILVNMHFTGIEGAIILSALAKRMNWPRTSGFFQRMKNPFFNQKMIEWRNRFGGNSIDRQGNTKAIIREIRNGDLIIVAPDIDLGLKDSEFVPFFGIETNTITTVSRLANITGANVCLMTTTLKDDGSGYLCKISEPLKDFPTADHKEDTARLNRRFEDEIRLRPAEYYWVHKRFKNRPNQEANPYNPSN; this is encoded by the coding sequence GTGTTAAGCGCTTTTACAAATCATGCAAGCATTGCATGCTTAAAGCTACTATCAATACTTCCTTACAGAGTTCTGGTGTCGCTTGGCTATGGACTTGGATATATTGCAGCCAACATTCCTAGTGATCGTAATCGCGCAATCAAAATCAATTTGAAATTATGCTTCCCCGAACTTTGCGAATCGCAGATCAATCTATTGAGAAAAGAGCATTGGCGCTTATTGGGTCGAAGCCTAGTAGAAAAAAGCATTATTTGGCTGGGTAGCGAAAAGCAACTCTCGAAGTTAATTGAAGTGCAATCATCAGTTGATTTGACAAGTCGCAAGCCTCGGATTCTAGTGAATATGCACTTTACCGGAATTGAGGGAGCCATAATTTTGAGCGCTCTGGCTAAGCGTATGAATTGGCCAAGAACCTCGGGATTTTTCCAGAGAATGAAAAACCCTTTCTTTAATCAAAAAATGATTGAATGGCGTAATCGATTTGGGGGTAACTCTATTGATCGCCAAGGAAATACAAAAGCTATTATTCGCGAGATTCGTAATGGCGATCTTATTATTGTTGCGCCAGACATCGATCTCGGACTTAAAGATTCTGAGTTTGTCCCCTTCTTTGGAATTGAAACAAATACGATTACCACTGTTTCTCGTCTTGCAAACATTACTGGTGCTAATGTTTGCTTAATGACTACCACTCTAAAAGATGATGGATCAGGATATCTCTGCAAGATCAGCGAACCTTTAAAAGACTTTCCCACTGCCGACCATAAAGAAGATACAGCGCGCTTAAATAGGCGCTTTGAGGATGAAATTCGTCTACGGCCCGCTGAATATTACTGGGTTCACAAGCGCTTTAAAAATCGCCCAAATCAAGAGGCAAACCCCTACAACCCTTCTAACTAA
- a CDS encoding metallophosphoesterase family protein has protein sequence MTERIGLFADLHSNLEAFEACMTRAEELRVTRMVFLGDLIGYNADPVAVIERIAELVDSKKALAILGNHDEAIFKDSRNHMNASANAAIEWTKSKLSNAHVQFLKDLPLIIKEEKICFVHASAHNPADWNYVTDSMSAWRCAQSSGKSYTFVGHAHEQALFYQSAVGKLIRFAPHPGDEIPVLQHRQWVGVVGSLGQPRDGNPEACFAVFEPATEVLTFHRTAYDHFTAADKVRRAGLPEDLANRLITGK, from the coding sequence ATGACTGAGCGCATTGGACTGTTTGCTGATCTTCATAGCAATCTAGAGGCTTTTGAGGCCTGCATGACTAGAGCCGAAGAGCTTCGGGTCACTCGCATGGTTTTTCTTGGTGACCTAATTGGCTACAACGCAGACCCGGTTGCGGTTATCGAAAGAATTGCTGAACTAGTTGATTCTAAAAAAGCGTTAGCAATTCTTGGCAATCATGATGAGGCGATTTTCAAAGATAGTCGCAATCACATGAATGCAAGCGCCAATGCCGCGATTGAATGGACCAAGAGTAAGCTTAGCAATGCTCACGTGCAATTTCTAAAGGATCTTCCATTAATTATTAAAGAAGAAAAAATATGCTTTGTGCATGCTTCTGCCCATAACCCCGCTGACTGGAACTACGTTACGGACAGTATGAGCGCGTGGCGCTGCGCGCAGAGCTCTGGAAAGAGCTACACATTTGTTGGCCATGCACATGAGCAAGCTCTGTTTTATCAAAGTGCGGTGGGCAAACTCATTCGTTTTGCACCACATCCAGGAGATGAAATTCCAGTCCTTCAACATCGCCAATGGGTTGGTGTTGTAGGCTCACTTGGTCAACCTAGAGACGGAAATCCTGAGGCTTGTTTTGCAGTGTTTGAGCCAGCAACAGAAGTTCTCACTTTTCATCGCACTGCCTATGATCACTTTACAGCAGCCGATAAAGTCAGGCGCGCAGGGCTGCCAGAGGATTTGGCTAACCGTTTAATTACGGGCAAGTAG
- a CDS encoding protein kinase — protein MPINKEIEAVDDIFQEGKVVDGFVLGQEVHRGGMASLFSATKEGIDVPILLKIPRVGRDQPVESLIGFETELTILRSLKSPYVPKFLGAGNMATRPYIAMERVEGRPLEDLIKEGKEFTIDEVVRIGADLAQAVQSLHSQDAIHLDIKPENILIDDKGKLTLIDFGLSHHDRFPDLLAEEMRKGVGSAPYISPEQVAGIRTDSRSDIYSIGAILYELLTGELPHGNPQTMSGLRRRMWAKPFPPRAIRREIPRWLQEIVLRCLEPRAADRYQSAARLRQVLRDPDGVTLTERADRVEPPSFWENLKGMFRAAGYEPSPSPKPSMGNYDAPLMIAAIDTRQSDENLRERMQTTAKNLLQAYPESRLVCISTIASTPTFEGNLESETASGIVRGHLVQLMDWAKPLKLPPERISYHVLEAMDPATRIVEFAKDNDASLILIGASHKLPNKVTPWRTSMTKIVEEAPCSVHIVRT, from the coding sequence ATGCCCATAAATAAAGAAATTGAAGCAGTAGACGATATATTCCAAGAAGGCAAAGTCGTTGATGGCTTTGTTCTTGGGCAAGAAGTGCATCGTGGGGGAATGGCAAGCCTTTTTTCGGCAACCAAAGAAGGAATTGATGTTCCGATACTCCTCAAAATCCCAAGAGTGGGAAGAGATCAGCCAGTAGAAAGTCTGATTGGTTTTGAAACAGAGCTCACCATTTTGCGCTCTTTAAAAAGTCCGTATGTTCCTAAATTTTTAGGTGCCGGCAATATGGCAACCAGGCCCTATATTGCAATGGAAAGAGTGGAAGGCAGGCCGCTCGAAGACTTAATTAAAGAGGGTAAAGAATTTACGATTGACGAGGTTGTTCGCATCGGGGCTGACCTTGCGCAAGCAGTTCAATCGCTACATTCTCAGGATGCAATTCATTTGGACATCAAGCCAGAAAATATTCTGATTGATGACAAAGGCAAACTGACACTAATTGATTTTGGTCTTTCACACCACGATCGTTTTCCAGATTTGCTGGCTGAAGAAATGCGCAAGGGCGTTGGCTCAGCGCCTTATATTTCACCAGAGCAAGTAGCTGGGATACGCACAGACTCTCGGAGCGACATTTATTCCATTGGCGCCATCCTGTATGAGCTACTCACTGGTGAGCTTCCCCATGGAAATCCTCAAACAATGTCAGGCCTTAGAAGACGAATGTGGGCGAAACCATTTCCACCACGCGCTATTCGCAGAGAAATTCCTCGCTGGCTTCAAGAAATTGTTCTTCGCTGTCTTGAGCCTCGTGCTGCAGATCGCTATCAAAGCGCCGCTCGCCTACGCCAAGTATTGCGAGATCCAGACGGCGTCACCCTGACTGAGCGCGCAGATCGCGTTGAACCGCCAAGCTTTTGGGAAAATCTAAAGGGGATGTTTAGAGCGGCTGGCTATGAGCCCTCACCAAGCCCAAAACCTAGCATGGGGAACTATGATGCGCCGCTAATGATCGCTGCGATTGATACGCGCCAGTCCGATGAAAATTTACGCGAAAGAATGCAAACTACTGCAAAAAATTTACTGCAGGCTTACCCAGAAAGTCGACTTGTTTGTATAAGCACGATTGCAAGCACTCCAACCTTTGAGGGTAATCTTGAAAGCGAAACCGCAAGCGGCATTGTTCGTGGTCACTTAGTGCAATTGATGGATTGGGCAAAACCACTCAAACTTCCACCAGAGCGAATTTCATATCACGTACTGGAAGCGATGGATCCAGCAACACGAATTGTCGAATTTGCAAAAGATAATGATGCTTCACTTATTTTGATCGGCGCATCACACAAACTACCAAACAAAGTAACCCCTTGGCGAACCTCAATGACCAAGATTGTCGAAGAGGCCCCTTGTAGCGTTCATATCGTCAGAACTTAA
- a CDS encoding pseudouridine synthase yields the protein MEEKVRVSKLLSELGLCSRREADSYIEQGLVTVDGEVVNELGVRAYRHQKIELQSGAKAQQASRITVILNKPVGFISHYDDEQEYQPAASLITPENYFPNPLDKNRSPRFNTKGLAPAGRLDIDSTGLLVLTQDGRIAKLLIGENSPIEKEYLVRVEGRLSYEDLDRLRHGLSLDGVALKPAQVSWQNEEQLRFVLREGRKRQIRRMCEMVGLRVLGLKRVRMGRVSLGPLPPGQWRYLKPGEQF from the coding sequence ATGGAAGAAAAAGTACGCGTCTCTAAATTGCTATCTGAACTTGGTTTGTGCTCTAGGCGCGAAGCTGACTCTTATATAGAGCAAGGACTAGTTACGGTCGATGGAGAGGTGGTCAACGAACTAGGCGTTCGTGCATATCGTCACCAGAAAATTGAGCTGCAATCAGGAGCCAAGGCACAACAAGCTTCTCGAATTACGGTCATTCTGAATAAGCCTGTTGGCTTTATTTCTCATTACGATGATGAACAAGAGTATCAACCTGCTGCATCTTTAATTACGCCTGAGAACTACTTTCCTAATCCACTCGATAAAAATCGTAGCCCCCGCTTTAACACTAAAGGCCTTGCGCCTGCAGGTCGCTTAGATATTGACTCTACGGGCCTACTTGTTCTGACCCAAGACGGTCGAATTGCCAAGTTATTAATTGGAGAAAATAGTCCAATCGAAAAAGAATATTTGGTGCGCGTGGAAGGCAGGCTTTCTTATGAGGATTTGGATCGTCTAAGACATGGCTTATCTTTAGATGGTGTTGCGCTCAAACCGGCTCAAGTCAGTTGGCAAAATGAAGAGCAATTGCGTTTTGTTTTACGGGAGGGCCGCAAACGTCAAATTCGCCGTATGTGTGAAATGGTGGGCCTAAGAGTGCTTGGATTGAAACGTGTGCGCATGGGGCGTGTGTCTTTAGGCCCTCTGCCGCCTGGCCAATGGCGCTATCTCAAGCCAGGAGAGCAATTCTAG